One region of Drosophila kikkawai strain 14028-0561.14 chromosome 2R, DkikHiC1v2, whole genome shotgun sequence genomic DNA includes:
- the LOC108078199 gene encoding PSME3-interacting protein, translating to MSSGFVTEAEAAEQRQRRQEEWERVRQPEDPVERPEEPYDARSLYERLKENKDKKDMEYEEAHKLKNLIRGLDDDEVQYLELVDARKMNAERQQMRDEELELRDFRNRVEKLQEESVDKKLQAELKTTAKSAGAAVVGRSTQKSLLGQGIKRKNGELPTTSKLAKTAEDEAKEPEKTAPTSTPNTLITDKYNTGALKCIGLLPGIGSYTESSDSEASTDDDDHASCTRTDLCGRKILKKKDQCAE from the exons ATGAGTTCTGGCTTTGTGACTGAAGCTGAGGCTGCCGAGCAAAGGCAGAGACGTCAGGAGGAATGGGAGCGTGTACGTCAACCGGAAGATCCAGTCGAACGACCCGAGGAGCCCTACGACGCACGCTCATTGTACGAACGCCTCAAAGAGAATAAGGATAAGAAGGACATGGAGTACGAGGAGGCTCACAAGCTGA AGAACCTGATACGCGGGCTAGACGATGACGAGGTGCAGTATCTAGAACTGGTCGATGCCCGCAAAATGAACGCGGAGCGTCAACAAATGCGAGATGAGGAGCTGGAACTAAGGGACTTTCGCAATCGCGTTGAAAAGCTGCAGGAGGAGAGCGTGGACAAG AAACTGCAGGCGGAGCTTAAGACAACGGCCAAATCCGCAGGAGCTGCCGTTGTTGGACGCAGCACTCAGAAGTCGTTACTTGGCCAGGGCATCAAGCGAAAGAATGGCGAACTGCCCACCACCAGCAAGTTGGCCAAGACAGCCGAGGATGAGGCAAAGGAACCCGAGAAGACTGCACCCACATCGACGCCCAATACGCTGATCACAGACAAATATAATACAGGCGCATTAAAGTGCATCGGTCTGCTGCCGGGCATAGGATCCTACACGGAGTCCAGCGACTCGGAGGCCAGCACGGACGATGACGACCACGCATCGTGCACCCGCACAGATCTGTGCGGCCGCAAGATACTGAAGAAGAAAGATCAGTGCGCCGAGTAG
- the LOC121502896 gene encoding uncharacterized protein yields the protein MSSEKYCQRSNCRSPNGSVNPYFVFLCEFRKNLKKRGVLNLKPTSVAKIAGRKWREMTPAQKWVYIETAKTNKAKIKASKYRKTEEAKQCCFKKEQHFREKGLNKKSNLSLVVPV from the coding sequence ATGTCGTCTGAAAAGTACTGCCAGAGGTCTAACTGTAGAAGCCCGAACGGGTCTGTAAATCCCTATTTCGTTTTCCTTTGTGAATTTCGAAAGAATCTTAAAAAGCGAGGCGTTCTCAACCTGAAGCCGACTTCCGTAGCCAAAATTGCTGGCAGAAAGTGGCGGGAAATGACTCCAGCGCAAAAGTGGGTGTATATCGAAACAGCCAAGACAAATAAGGCAAAGATTAAGGCCTCAAAATATCGCAAAACTGAAGAGGCTAAACAATGCTGCTTTAAAAAGGAGCAACATTTTAGAGAAAaaggtttaaataaaaaatcaaatctatcCCTGGTTGTCCCAGTTTGA
- the LOC108078003 gene encoding guanine nucleotide-binding protein subunit gamma-1 — translation MAANLQQQRSINSQLRREVGIERMPVSEACSLMMKYMLENEEEDCLLSGFTQKVNPFREKSSCSIL, via the coding sequence ATGGCTGCAAACCTGCAACAGCAGCGCTCCATCAACTCGCAGCTGCGACGCGAGGTGGGAATCGAGAGGATGCCCGTGTCCGAGGCCTGCTCCCTCATGATGAAGTACATGCTGGAgaacgaggaggaggactGCCTGCTCAGCGGCTTCACCCAGAAGGTGAATCCCTTCCGCGAGAAGAGCTCCTGCAGCATCCTGTAG
- the Klp54D gene encoding kinesin-like protein KIF12 isoform X4 produces the protein MERNKIGSADTLEIVASKSTGSEECSTPEDNINVVVRVRPLNDKEKRDRHGSTLQFPGNGQVILEGHDVGQKKSHNRDSVRVFTYNVVFEPGATQEDILDYSGIKRIIEMGIEGFSCTAFCYGQTGSGKTHTLTGPPDLFVGKPNPKDPRHGLIFRSFVYLFQLIKNRKDVNYVLKASFMEIYNERVIDLLNPGSARKPLAVRWSKKSGGFFVENLFTVDCEELDDLLAVLEEGMRNRAVGSHAMNDHSSRSHTILTVHILSDQQTDGGVFLSKHGKINFVDLAGSELTKKTMSEGKTLEEANNINKSLMVLGYCIASLSDNKKRTGHIPYRDSQLTKLLADSLAGNGVTLMIACVSPAHYNHAETLNTLRYASRAKRIRTKPVIMMDPREALILSLKRDIHALQMENDHLKAALNLHHQAATNGAGPTENNLLELQLDRVSSGGGGVPVPKVDLERLPELDGSELAELVKLYMAENESLRQENNHLFTVRETILRDQEIVCRENERLLKKLEDVNKVCVRSPLIPARPAISPTTGKETPGTEIWTNPEPLRTPPGPQLPLDQRMSENAEKRTHTAQKRIDQQRIAKNILIMANAFRKPDADLAKELNINPEKAPAKQSNDFMPDMLT, from the exons ATGGAGAGAAATAA GATTGGTAGTGCCGACACCCTGGAAATCGTGGCCTCCAAGTCCACGGGCAGCGAGGAATGCTCCACGCCCGAAGACAATATCAATGTGGTAGTGCGAGTGCGTCCTCTGAACGACAAGGAGAAACGAGATCGCCATGGATCAACACTGCAGTTTCCCGGAAATGGACAGGTTATA CTTGAGGGTCACGATGTGGGCCAGAAGAAGTCACATAATCGGGACAGTGTTCGCGTCTTCACCTATAATGTGGTCTTCGAGCCGGGTGCCACACAGGAGGACATCCTAGACTACTCAGGCATCAAGCGCATCATAGAGATGGGCATTGAGGGATTCAGCTGTACGGCGTTTTGTTACGGCCAAACGGGCTCCGGCAAAACGCACACGCTGACAGGACCCCCGGATTTG TTCGTTGGCAAACCGAATCCCAAGGATCCGCGTCATGGCCTCATCTTCCGTTCGTTTGTGTACCTCTTCCAATTGATTAAGAATCGCAAGGATGTCAACTATGTGCTCAAGGCCTCGTTCATGGAGATCTACAATGAACGG GTAATCGATTTGCTCAATCCGGGAAGTGCAAGGAAACCGCTGGCGGTCCGTTGGTCCAAGAAATCGGGTGGTTTCTTCGTGGAAAACCTGTTTACGGTGGACTGTGAAGAATTGGATGATCTGTTGGCTGTTCTGGAAGAAG GTATGAGAAATCGTGCTGTTGGCTCTCATGCTATGAACGACCACTCGTCTCGATCCCATACGATACTCACCGTCCACATCCTGTCCGATCAGCAGACGGATGGCGGGGTATTCCTATCCAAGCATGGCAAGATCAACTTCGTGGATCTGGCTGGCAGTGAGCTGACCAAGAAGACCATGAGCGAAGGCAAGACCTTGGAGGAGGCTAACAACATTAATAAGAGCCTTATGGTCCTGGGCTATTGCATTGCCTCGCTGAGTGACAACAAGAAGAGAACGGGCCACATTCCCTACCGGGACAGCCAGCTGACCAAGCTTCTGGCCGATAGTCTGGCCGGGAATGGAGTGACCCTGATGATCGCCTGCGTTTCTCCAGCCCATTACAATCATGCAGAAACTCTGAATACTTTGCGCTATGCCTCCCGGGCCAAGAGAATACGCACCAAGCCCGTGATCATGATGGATCCGCGAGAGGCACTTATTCTAAGCCTGAAGCGTGACATCCATGCACTCCAGATGGAGAACGATCACTTGAAGGCAGCCCTTAATCTGCACCATCAGGCAGCCACAAATGGTGCCGGACCCACGGAAAATAATCTCCTCGAGCTGCAGCTCGACCGAGTAAGCAGCGGTGGCGGCGGAGTACCCGTTCCCAAAGTGGATCTGGAGCGATTACCCGAGCTGGATGGCTCCGAGCTGGCCGAACTGGTGAAGCTGTACATGGCGGAGAATGAATCGTTGAGGCAGGAGAACAACCACCTGTTCACCGTGCGCGAGACGATTCTCAGGGATCAGGAGATCGTGTGCCGAGAGAATGAGCGTCTGCTTAAGAAGCTGGAGGATGTGAATAA AGTCTGCGTGCGTTCACCTTTGATACCGGCACGCCCGGCTATATCGCCGACCACTGGAAAGGAGACACCCGGCACTGAGATATGGACCAATCCCGAGCCACTTCGAACTCCGCCGGGACCGCAGCTGCCTCTGGACCAGAGAATGTCGGAGAATGCCGAGAAGCGGACACATACCGCCCAGAAGCGTATCGATCAGCAACGCATAGCTAAAAACATTCTGATTATGGCCAATGCATTCCGGAAACCGGACGCAGACTTGGCAAAGGAATTGAACATTAACCCGGAAAAGGCACCTGCAAAGCAATCGAACGACTTTATGCCTGA CATGCTCACTTAG
- the Klp54D gene encoding kinesin-like protein KIF12 isoform X1, which yields MVRRASSVPHLNSSGGSSADSAGTSGSRRGRAPVAGSRGSRKTPSSTGQGQRQGSGSSSSVPRSRSLTNGMRRLSPQKGTGSSGGTGSGGGGSSRNTPYFLRSRENEIGSADTLEIVASKSTGSEECSTPEDNINVVVRVRPLNDKEKRDRHGSTLQFPGNGQVILEGHDVGQKKSHNRDSVRVFTYNVVFEPGATQEDILDYSGIKRIIEMGIEGFSCTAFCYGQTGSGKTHTLTGPPDLFVGKPNPKDPRHGLIFRSFVYLFQLIKNRKDVNYVLKASFMEIYNERVIDLLNPGSARKPLAVRWSKKSGGFFVENLFTVDCEELDDLLAVLEEGMRNRAVGSHAMNDHSSRSHTILTVHILSDQQTDGGVFLSKHGKINFVDLAGSELTKKTMSEGKTLEEANNINKSLMVLGYCIASLSDNKKRTGHIPYRDSQLTKLLADSLAGNGVTLMIACVSPAHYNHAETLNTLRYASRAKRIRTKPVIMMDPREALILSLKRDIHALQMENDHLKAALNLHHQAATNGAGPTENNLLELQLDRVSSGGGGVPVPKVDLERLPELDGSELAELVKLYMAENESLRQENNHLFTVRETILRDQEIVCRENERLLKKLEDVNKVCVRSPLIPARPAISPTTGKETPGTEIWTNPEPLRTPPGPQLPLDQRMSENAEKRTHTAQKRIDQQRIAKNILIMANAFRKPDADLAKELNINPEKAPAKQSNDFMPDMLT from the exons ATGGTTCGTCGGGCCTCCAGTGTTCCGCATCTGAACAGCAGCGGCGGGAGCAGTGCGGACAGCGCCGGTACGTCAGGTAGCCGACGGGGTCGGGCGCCCGTTGCCGGTTCTCGTGGTAGCCGGAAGACGCCTTCGTCCACCGGTCAGGGCCAGCGTCAGGGCTcagggagcagcagcagtgtgCCACGATCCCGTAGCCTGACTAACGGCATGCGTCGTCTCAGTCCGCAGAAGGGAACGGGCAGCAGCGGAGGCACCGGCAGCGGCGGAGGAGGTAGTTCCCGGAATACGCCTTATTTTCTACGTTCACGCGAGAATGA GATTGGTAGTGCCGACACCCTGGAAATCGTGGCCTCCAAGTCCACGGGCAGCGAGGAATGCTCCACGCCCGAAGACAATATCAATGTGGTAGTGCGAGTGCGTCCTCTGAACGACAAGGAGAAACGAGATCGCCATGGATCAACACTGCAGTTTCCCGGAAATGGACAGGTTATA CTTGAGGGTCACGATGTGGGCCAGAAGAAGTCACATAATCGGGACAGTGTTCGCGTCTTCACCTATAATGTGGTCTTCGAGCCGGGTGCCACACAGGAGGACATCCTAGACTACTCAGGCATCAAGCGCATCATAGAGATGGGCATTGAGGGATTCAGCTGTACGGCGTTTTGTTACGGCCAAACGGGCTCCGGCAAAACGCACACGCTGACAGGACCCCCGGATTTG TTCGTTGGCAAACCGAATCCCAAGGATCCGCGTCATGGCCTCATCTTCCGTTCGTTTGTGTACCTCTTCCAATTGATTAAGAATCGCAAGGATGTCAACTATGTGCTCAAGGCCTCGTTCATGGAGATCTACAATGAACGG GTAATCGATTTGCTCAATCCGGGAAGTGCAAGGAAACCGCTGGCGGTCCGTTGGTCCAAGAAATCGGGTGGTTTCTTCGTGGAAAACCTGTTTACGGTGGACTGTGAAGAATTGGATGATCTGTTGGCTGTTCTGGAAGAAG GTATGAGAAATCGTGCTGTTGGCTCTCATGCTATGAACGACCACTCGTCTCGATCCCATACGATACTCACCGTCCACATCCTGTCCGATCAGCAGACGGATGGCGGGGTATTCCTATCCAAGCATGGCAAGATCAACTTCGTGGATCTGGCTGGCAGTGAGCTGACCAAGAAGACCATGAGCGAAGGCAAGACCTTGGAGGAGGCTAACAACATTAATAAGAGCCTTATGGTCCTGGGCTATTGCATTGCCTCGCTGAGTGACAACAAGAAGAGAACGGGCCACATTCCCTACCGGGACAGCCAGCTGACCAAGCTTCTGGCCGATAGTCTGGCCGGGAATGGAGTGACCCTGATGATCGCCTGCGTTTCTCCAGCCCATTACAATCATGCAGAAACTCTGAATACTTTGCGCTATGCCTCCCGGGCCAAGAGAATACGCACCAAGCCCGTGATCATGATGGATCCGCGAGAGGCACTTATTCTAAGCCTGAAGCGTGACATCCATGCACTCCAGATGGAGAACGATCACTTGAAGGCAGCCCTTAATCTGCACCATCAGGCAGCCACAAATGGTGCCGGACCCACGGAAAATAATCTCCTCGAGCTGCAGCTCGACCGAGTAAGCAGCGGTGGCGGCGGAGTACCCGTTCCCAAAGTGGATCTGGAGCGATTACCCGAGCTGGATGGCTCCGAGCTGGCCGAACTGGTGAAGCTGTACATGGCGGAGAATGAATCGTTGAGGCAGGAGAACAACCACCTGTTCACCGTGCGCGAGACGATTCTCAGGGATCAGGAGATCGTGTGCCGAGAGAATGAGCGTCTGCTTAAGAAGCTGGAGGATGTGAATAA AGTCTGCGTGCGTTCACCTTTGATACCGGCACGCCCGGCTATATCGCCGACCACTGGAAAGGAGACACCCGGCACTGAGATATGGACCAATCCCGAGCCACTTCGAACTCCGCCGGGACCGCAGCTGCCTCTGGACCAGAGAATGTCGGAGAATGCCGAGAAGCGGACACATACCGCCCAGAAGCGTATCGATCAGCAACGCATAGCTAAAAACATTCTGATTATGGCCAATGCATTCCGGAAACCGGACGCAGACTTGGCAAAGGAATTGAACATTAACCCGGAAAAGGCACCTGCAAAGCAATCGAACGACTTTATGCCTGA CATGCTCACTTAG
- the Klp54D gene encoding kinesin-like protein KIF12 isoform X3: protein MTRGNFHRIGSADTLEIVASKSTGSEECSTPEDNINVVVRVRPLNDKEKRDRHGSTLQFPGNGQVILEGHDVGQKKSHNRDSVRVFTYNVVFEPGATQEDILDYSGIKRIIEMGIEGFSCTAFCYGQTGSGKTHTLTGPPDLFVGKPNPKDPRHGLIFRSFVYLFQLIKNRKDVNYVLKASFMEIYNERVIDLLNPGSARKPLAVRWSKKSGGFFVENLFTVDCEELDDLLAVLEEGMRNRAVGSHAMNDHSSRSHTILTVHILSDQQTDGGVFLSKHGKINFVDLAGSELTKKTMSEGKTLEEANNINKSLMVLGYCIASLSDNKKRTGHIPYRDSQLTKLLADSLAGNGVTLMIACVSPAHYNHAETLNTLRYASRAKRIRTKPVIMMDPREALILSLKRDIHALQMENDHLKAALNLHHQAATNGAGPTENNLLELQLDRVSSGGGGVPVPKVDLERLPELDGSELAELVKLYMAENESLRQENNHLFTVRETILRDQEIVCRENERLLKKLEDVNKVCVRSPLIPARPAISPTTGKETPGTEIWTNPEPLRTPPGPQLPLDQRMSENAEKRTHTAQKRIDQQRIAKNILIMANAFRKPDADLAKELNINPEKAPAKQSNDFMPDMLT from the exons ATGACCCGAGGTAATTTCCACAGGATTGGTAGTGCCGACACCCTGGAAATCGTGGCCTCCAAGTCCACGGGCAGCGAGGAATGCTCCACGCCCGAAGACAATATCAATGTGGTAGTGCGAGTGCGTCCTCTGAACGACAAGGAGAAACGAGATCGCCATGGATCAACACTGCAGTTTCCCGGAAATGGACAGGTTATA CTTGAGGGTCACGATGTGGGCCAGAAGAAGTCACATAATCGGGACAGTGTTCGCGTCTTCACCTATAATGTGGTCTTCGAGCCGGGTGCCACACAGGAGGACATCCTAGACTACTCAGGCATCAAGCGCATCATAGAGATGGGCATTGAGGGATTCAGCTGTACGGCGTTTTGTTACGGCCAAACGGGCTCCGGCAAAACGCACACGCTGACAGGACCCCCGGATTTG TTCGTTGGCAAACCGAATCCCAAGGATCCGCGTCATGGCCTCATCTTCCGTTCGTTTGTGTACCTCTTCCAATTGATTAAGAATCGCAAGGATGTCAACTATGTGCTCAAGGCCTCGTTCATGGAGATCTACAATGAACGG GTAATCGATTTGCTCAATCCGGGAAGTGCAAGGAAACCGCTGGCGGTCCGTTGGTCCAAGAAATCGGGTGGTTTCTTCGTGGAAAACCTGTTTACGGTGGACTGTGAAGAATTGGATGATCTGTTGGCTGTTCTGGAAGAAG GTATGAGAAATCGTGCTGTTGGCTCTCATGCTATGAACGACCACTCGTCTCGATCCCATACGATACTCACCGTCCACATCCTGTCCGATCAGCAGACGGATGGCGGGGTATTCCTATCCAAGCATGGCAAGATCAACTTCGTGGATCTGGCTGGCAGTGAGCTGACCAAGAAGACCATGAGCGAAGGCAAGACCTTGGAGGAGGCTAACAACATTAATAAGAGCCTTATGGTCCTGGGCTATTGCATTGCCTCGCTGAGTGACAACAAGAAGAGAACGGGCCACATTCCCTACCGGGACAGCCAGCTGACCAAGCTTCTGGCCGATAGTCTGGCCGGGAATGGAGTGACCCTGATGATCGCCTGCGTTTCTCCAGCCCATTACAATCATGCAGAAACTCTGAATACTTTGCGCTATGCCTCCCGGGCCAAGAGAATACGCACCAAGCCCGTGATCATGATGGATCCGCGAGAGGCACTTATTCTAAGCCTGAAGCGTGACATCCATGCACTCCAGATGGAGAACGATCACTTGAAGGCAGCCCTTAATCTGCACCATCAGGCAGCCACAAATGGTGCCGGACCCACGGAAAATAATCTCCTCGAGCTGCAGCTCGACCGAGTAAGCAGCGGTGGCGGCGGAGTACCCGTTCCCAAAGTGGATCTGGAGCGATTACCCGAGCTGGATGGCTCCGAGCTGGCCGAACTGGTGAAGCTGTACATGGCGGAGAATGAATCGTTGAGGCAGGAGAACAACCACCTGTTCACCGTGCGCGAGACGATTCTCAGGGATCAGGAGATCGTGTGCCGAGAGAATGAGCGTCTGCTTAAGAAGCTGGAGGATGTGAATAA AGTCTGCGTGCGTTCACCTTTGATACCGGCACGCCCGGCTATATCGCCGACCACTGGAAAGGAGACACCCGGCACTGAGATATGGACCAATCCCGAGCCACTTCGAACTCCGCCGGGACCGCAGCTGCCTCTGGACCAGAGAATGTCGGAGAATGCCGAGAAGCGGACACATACCGCCCAGAAGCGTATCGATCAGCAACGCATAGCTAAAAACATTCTGATTATGGCCAATGCATTCCGGAAACCGGACGCAGACTTGGCAAAGGAATTGAACATTAACCCGGAAAAGGCACCTGCAAAGCAATCGAACGACTTTATGCCTGA CATGCTCACTTAG
- the Klp54D gene encoding kinesin-like protein KIF12 isoform X2: MVRRASSVPHLNSSGGSSADSAGTSGSRRGRAPVAGSRGSRKTPSSTGQGQRQGSGSSSSVPRSRSLTNGMRRLSPQKGTGSSGGTGSGGGGSSRNTPYFLRSRENEIGSADTLEIVASKSTGSEECSTPEDNINVVVRVRPLNDKEKRDRHGSTLQFPGNGQVILEGHDVGQKKSHNRDSVRVFTYNVVFEPGATQEDILDYSGIKRIIEMGIEGFSCTAFCYGQTGSGKTHTLTGPPDLFVGKPNPKDPRHGLIFRSFVYLFQLIKNRKDVNYVLKASFMEIYNERVIDLLNPGSARKPLAVRWSKKSGGFFVENLFTVDCEELDDLLAVLEEGMRNRAVGSHAMNDHSSRSHTILTVHILSDQQTDGGVFLSKHGKINFVDLAGSELTKKTMSEGKTLEEANNINKSLMVLGYCIASLSDNKKRTGHIPYRDSQLTKLLADSLAGNGVTLMIACVSPAHYNHAETLNTLRYASRAKRIRTKPVIMMDPREALILSLKRDIHALQMENDHLKAALNLHHQAATNGAGPTENNLLELQLDRVSSGGGGVPVPKVDLERLPELDGSELAELVKLYMAENESLRQENNHLFTVRETILRDQEIVCRENERLLKKLEDVNKSKPSGDEDNEPSKETQPKE, encoded by the exons ATGGTTCGTCGGGCCTCCAGTGTTCCGCATCTGAACAGCAGCGGCGGGAGCAGTGCGGACAGCGCCGGTACGTCAGGTAGCCGACGGGGTCGGGCGCCCGTTGCCGGTTCTCGTGGTAGCCGGAAGACGCCTTCGTCCACCGGTCAGGGCCAGCGTCAGGGCTcagggagcagcagcagtgtgCCACGATCCCGTAGCCTGACTAACGGCATGCGTCGTCTCAGTCCGCAGAAGGGAACGGGCAGCAGCGGAGGCACCGGCAGCGGCGGAGGAGGTAGTTCCCGGAATACGCCTTATTTTCTACGTTCACGCGAGAATGA GATTGGTAGTGCCGACACCCTGGAAATCGTGGCCTCCAAGTCCACGGGCAGCGAGGAATGCTCCACGCCCGAAGACAATATCAATGTGGTAGTGCGAGTGCGTCCTCTGAACGACAAGGAGAAACGAGATCGCCATGGATCAACACTGCAGTTTCCCGGAAATGGACAGGTTATA CTTGAGGGTCACGATGTGGGCCAGAAGAAGTCACATAATCGGGACAGTGTTCGCGTCTTCACCTATAATGTGGTCTTCGAGCCGGGTGCCACACAGGAGGACATCCTAGACTACTCAGGCATCAAGCGCATCATAGAGATGGGCATTGAGGGATTCAGCTGTACGGCGTTTTGTTACGGCCAAACGGGCTCCGGCAAAACGCACACGCTGACAGGACCCCCGGATTTG TTCGTTGGCAAACCGAATCCCAAGGATCCGCGTCATGGCCTCATCTTCCGTTCGTTTGTGTACCTCTTCCAATTGATTAAGAATCGCAAGGATGTCAACTATGTGCTCAAGGCCTCGTTCATGGAGATCTACAATGAACGG GTAATCGATTTGCTCAATCCGGGAAGTGCAAGGAAACCGCTGGCGGTCCGTTGGTCCAAGAAATCGGGTGGTTTCTTCGTGGAAAACCTGTTTACGGTGGACTGTGAAGAATTGGATGATCTGTTGGCTGTTCTGGAAGAAG GTATGAGAAATCGTGCTGTTGGCTCTCATGCTATGAACGACCACTCGTCTCGATCCCATACGATACTCACCGTCCACATCCTGTCCGATCAGCAGACGGATGGCGGGGTATTCCTATCCAAGCATGGCAAGATCAACTTCGTGGATCTGGCTGGCAGTGAGCTGACCAAGAAGACCATGAGCGAAGGCAAGACCTTGGAGGAGGCTAACAACATTAATAAGAGCCTTATGGTCCTGGGCTATTGCATTGCCTCGCTGAGTGACAACAAGAAGAGAACGGGCCACATTCCCTACCGGGACAGCCAGCTGACCAAGCTTCTGGCCGATAGTCTGGCCGGGAATGGAGTGACCCTGATGATCGCCTGCGTTTCTCCAGCCCATTACAATCATGCAGAAACTCTGAATACTTTGCGCTATGCCTCCCGGGCCAAGAGAATACGCACCAAGCCCGTGATCATGATGGATCCGCGAGAGGCACTTATTCTAAGCCTGAAGCGTGACATCCATGCACTCCAGATGGAGAACGATCACTTGAAGGCAGCCCTTAATCTGCACCATCAGGCAGCCACAAATGGTGCCGGACCCACGGAAAATAATCTCCTCGAGCTGCAGCTCGACCGAGTAAGCAGCGGTGGCGGCGGAGTACCCGTTCCCAAAGTGGATCTGGAGCGATTACCCGAGCTGGATGGCTCCGAGCTGGCCGAACTGGTGAAGCTGTACATGGCGGAGAATGAATCGTTGAGGCAGGAGAACAACCACCTGTTCACCGTGCGCGAGACGATTCTCAGGGATCAGGAGATCGTGTGCCGAGAGAATGAGCGTCTGCTTAAGAAGCTGGAGGATGTGAATAA ATCGAAACCGAGCGGGGACGAGGACAATGAGCCGAGCAAGGAGACGCAGCCCAAGgagtga